A genomic region of Nitrosomonas ureae contains the following coding sequences:
- a CDS encoding c-type cytochrome codes for MKHKLIMNLLLAMSMLLAFTGVSQAEGDAAAAKDKLSMCEGCHGIPGYRTAFPSAYSVPKLGGQHAEYIVKALEGYKNGTRSHPTMTGLAKTLSEQDFKDFAAYYSKN; via the coding sequence ATGAAACACAAATTGATTATGAATTTATTACTTGCCATGAGTATGCTCTTGGCATTTACAGGCGTATCTCAAGCAGAAGGGGATGCAGCGGCGGCAAAGGACAAGCTTTCAATGTGTGAGGGTTGCCACGGAATTCCAGGGTATAGAACAGCTTTTCCAAGTGCTTACAGCGTTCCAAAACTGGGCGGACAACATGCGGAATATATCGTTAAGGCATTGGAAGGATACAAAAATGGTACACGCAGCCACCCGACTATGACCGGTTTGGCTAAAACGCTATCGGAACAGGATTTCAAAGATTTCGCTGCTTATTATTCTAAAAATTAA
- a CDS encoding ATP-binding cassette domain-containing protein gives MPLITLENACLAFGHHALLDHANLQLDPGERVGLIGRNGGGKSSLLRVLAGEIKLDDGKLWYAPNLKLAYVSQEPLLNPVNTVYSEVSIGLGNISQILLDYHAVSHALSETTDDTEALLIQLQDLQSALEVEDGWNLQAKIEAVIDKLNLPADTLIEHLSGGLKKRVALARALVISPDVLLLDEPTNHLDFSSIEWLEGLLQNFAGSVLFITHDRRFLDNVATRITELDRGNLENFSGKFKDYQHKKVEMLEVEAVHQQKFDKILAQEEIWIRKGIEARRTRNEGRVRRLEALRLERAARREKVGKANINVDVGERSGKLIAELKLVNKSYGDKVIIKDFSCRIMRGDRVGLLGPNGAGKSTLLKLILGELLPDSGEIQQGTKLSAAYFDQMREQLDEEMVLTDTISQGADFIEINGKRKHVISYLEDFLFPPERARSPVKSLSGGERNRLLLARLFTRPANVLVLDEPTNDLDIETLELLEALLQEYTGTLFLVSHDREFLDNVVTQVIAFEGNGKLCEYVGGYEDWVRTKQFEDNVNQPKILSNRLDTSPIKISKSSNSVRAKKLSYQETRELEALPARIEALEQEQANIVLRLNEPTTYRDYPDEAKALQLRLAAIEKELADCFARWEELESKSAANFCT, from the coding sequence ATGCCGCTCATTACATTGGAAAACGCCTGTTTGGCTTTTGGCCATCATGCTTTGCTCGATCATGCAAATTTGCAACTGGATCCAGGGGAGCGTGTAGGATTAATTGGCAGAAACGGCGGAGGTAAATCAAGCTTGCTGCGTGTATTGGCGGGAGAAATCAAATTGGATGACGGTAAACTTTGGTATGCACCCAATTTAAAGCTGGCTTACGTTTCACAAGAACCGTTGTTGAATCCTGTTAATACGGTGTATTCGGAAGTTTCAATTGGTTTAGGCAACATTAGTCAGATCCTGCTGGATTATCATGCTGTTTCGCATGCGTTGAGTGAAACGACAGATGATACTGAAGCATTGCTGATTCAGTTGCAGGATCTGCAAAGTGCCTTGGAAGTGGAAGACGGGTGGAATCTACAAGCAAAAATAGAAGCGGTAATCGATAAGCTGAATCTGCCTGCAGATACTTTGATTGAACATCTTTCCGGTGGTTTGAAAAAGCGTGTGGCGTTAGCGCGTGCACTGGTGATATCACCGGATGTGCTATTGCTGGATGAACCCACCAATCATTTGGATTTTTCTTCAATTGAATGGCTGGAAGGATTATTGCAGAATTTTGCTGGCAGTGTTTTATTTATTACACATGATCGTCGTTTTTTGGATAATGTGGCAACCAGAATTACCGAATTGGATCGTGGAAACCTGGAAAATTTTTCCGGAAAATTCAAGGATTATCAGCATAAGAAAGTGGAAATGCTCGAAGTTGAAGCGGTACATCAACAAAAATTCGATAAGATACTGGCACAGGAGGAAATCTGGATACGAAAAGGCATAGAAGCACGACGTACACGCAATGAAGGGAGAGTACGAAGATTGGAAGCATTACGGCTAGAGCGTGCAGCAAGAAGAGAAAAAGTCGGTAAAGCCAATATTAATGTCGATGTTGGCGAGCGTTCGGGAAAGCTGATTGCTGAATTGAAGCTGGTGAATAAAAGTTATGGCGATAAAGTAATTATCAAAGATTTTTCTTGCCGAATCATGCGCGGTGACCGAGTGGGATTATTGGGCCCCAATGGCGCTGGAAAATCGACCTTGTTAAAATTAATTTTGGGTGAATTACTGCCGGATTCCGGAGAAATTCAACAAGGAACCAAGCTGTCAGCTGCTTATTTCGATCAAATGCGTGAGCAGCTTGATGAAGAAATGGTTCTGACCGACACCATCAGTCAAGGGGCGGATTTTATCGAGATTAACGGTAAACGTAAGCACGTCATCAGTTATTTGGAGGATTTTTTATTTCCTCCGGAGCGTGCCCGTTCACCGGTCAAATCACTATCCGGCGGAGAACGTAACCGACTTTTATTGGCTCGATTATTTACACGCCCGGCCAATGTATTGGTGTTAGATGAACCCACCAATGATCTGGATATCGAAACGCTGGAGTTACTGGAAGCCTTGCTGCAGGAATATACGGGTACGTTGTTTCTGGTCAGTCATGATCGCGAATTTCTTGATAATGTGGTCACACAAGTAATTGCATTCGAAGGGAATGGAAAATTATGTGAATATGTCGGCGGTTATGAAGATTGGGTGCGTACAAAACAGTTCGAAGACAATGTCAATCAGCCGAAAATATTATCCAACCGGTTAGATACTTCACCAATTAAAATTTCAAAGTCATCCAACTCCGTTCGAGCTAAAAAATTAAGCTATCAGGAAACCCGGGAGCTTGAAGCATTACCTGCTAGAATAGAGGCCTTGGAGCAAGAACAAGCGAATATAGTTTTACGCTTGAATGAACCAACAACCTATCGTGATTATCCGGATGAAGCGAAAGCATTACAATTACGCCTTGCTGCGATTGAAAAAGAGCTGGCGGACTGCTTCGCAAGATGGGAAGAATTGGAATCAAAATCTGCTGCAAATTTTTGTACCTGA